In Halapricum desulfuricans, a single window of DNA contains:
- a CDS encoding OsmC family protein, with protein MPTRNAEATWRGDLKSGSGDLALGSGVYEGPYSFASRFEDGDATNPEELIGAAHAGCFVMALSNELDEAGYEPEQLHADAEVHLDPEALEIDWIELTLEATIPDIDEDTFQEIAAGAKAGCPVSKALAGVDIRLDATLA; from the coding sequence ATGCCAACACGCAACGCTGAAGCGACCTGGCGCGGCGACCTCAAGAGCGGGAGCGGCGACCTCGCACTCGGGAGCGGGGTCTACGAGGGTCCGTATTCGTTTGCGTCCCGGTTCGAGGACGGGGACGCGACCAACCCGGAGGAACTGATCGGGGCGGCCCACGCCGGCTGTTTCGTCATGGCGCTGTCGAACGAACTCGACGAGGCGGGCTACGAGCCCGAGCAACTGCACGCCGACGCGGAGGTCCATCTCGACCCCGAAGCGCTCGAGATCGACTGGATCGAACTCACGCTCGAAGCGACGATCCCGGACATCGACGAGGACACGTTTCAGGAGATCGCCGCCGGCGCGAAAGCGGGCTGTCCGGTCTCGAAAGCGCTTGCAGGCGTCGACATTCGACTCGACGCGACGCTCGCGTAG
- a CDS encoding DUF192 domain-containing protein, with the protein MELPDRDRLVTLVAVGVIVLVVGFWALHPTGPLGGLLHPLDYEEATVTLADENGTELATVDVRVADSQRERYVGLSKTDSLADGEGMLFVFPDSGRHEFVMRDMDFPLDIVFAAPNGTITTIHHAPVPGQTPDDDLRRYPGTGQYVLEVPRGYANATGVGVGDRLVVPKNATG; encoded by the coding sequence ATGGAGTTGCCCGACCGGGACCGACTCGTTACGCTCGTCGCCGTCGGGGTCATCGTCCTCGTGGTCGGCTTCTGGGCACTGCATCCGACCGGGCCGCTCGGCGGCCTTCTGCACCCGCTGGACTACGAGGAAGCCACGGTCACGCTGGCCGACGAAAACGGAACCGAACTGGCGACCGTCGACGTCCGAGTCGCCGACAGCCAGCGTGAACGCTATGTGGGGCTCAGCAAGACTGACTCGCTCGCCGACGGTGAGGGCATGCTGTTCGTCTTTCCCGATTCCGGCCGCCACGAGTTCGTCATGCGCGACATGGACTTCCCGCTCGACATCGTCTTCGCCGCCCCGAACGGCACGATCACGACGATCCACCACGCACCCGTCCCCGGACAGACGCCGGACGACGACCTCCGGCGGTACCCCGGGACTGGCCAGTACGTCCTCGAAGTCCCGCGCGGGTACGCAAACGCGACCGGTGTCGGCGTGGGCGATCGCCTCGTCGTCCCGAAGAACGCGACCGGCTGA
- a CDS encoding Lrp/AsnC family transcriptional regulator has product MKDGQLDSIDRSILYYLQKDARHTSSSDIAAELDLSPSTVRTRLSKLEDSGVVRGYHIDIDYDRAGYPLYTKIICTAPVTERDELAKAAREVEGVTAVREIMTGKRNVYVNAIGQSHDDLNRIAEDLDALGLEIVDEQIIRDEYVCSYHGFLEDEHTEDEP; this is encoded by the coding sequence ATGAAAGACGGACAGCTGGACTCGATCGACCGGTCGATCCTCTACTACCTGCAGAAAGACGCGAGACACACGTCATCGAGCGACATCGCAGCCGAACTCGATCTGTCTCCGAGTACGGTTCGAACCAGGCTCAGCAAACTCGAAGACAGCGGGGTCGTCCGCGGGTATCACATCGATATCGACTACGACAGGGCCGGCTACCCGCTGTACACGAAGATCATCTGTACGGCACCGGTGACCGAGCGAGACGAACTCGCGAAAGCGGCCCGCGAGGTCGAGGGAGTCACCGCTGTCCGCGAGATCATGACTGGCAAGCGCAACGTCTACGTCAACGCGATCGGGCAGTCACACGACGATCTCAACCGGATCGCCGAGGACCTCGACGCCCTCGGGCTGGAAATCGTCGACGAGCAGATCATCCGCGACGAGTACGTCTGCTCGTACCACGGCTTTCTCGAGGACGAACACACCGAAGACGAACCGTAG
- a CDS encoding DUF7321 family protein — translation MLGLADGTVATLVVLSVTLSFPCFLYGAWIVIDNDPVTWSVLVRHLSVVFTGLALTTIPLVGWMLPNLLEQFYGFSVLHAVIGLHAYAFLAFALTGIVRIFRAKWEHDLYHDYDEDLLLSEIGGDRMDHWRSRLRIGVAGYVVLWLIAYFTGLAQYLSKYGLPF, via the coding sequence ATGCTCGGGCTGGCCGACGGGACGGTCGCGACGCTGGTCGTGCTCTCGGTGACGCTCAGTTTCCCCTGCTTTCTGTACGGCGCCTGGATCGTGATCGACAACGATCCCGTCACCTGGAGCGTGCTGGTCCGACACCTCTCGGTTGTGTTCACCGGTCTCGCGCTGACGACGATCCCGCTTGTCGGCTGGATGCTTCCGAACCTGCTCGAACAATTTTACGGGTTCAGCGTCCTCCACGCCGTGATCGGACTACACGCGTACGCGTTTCTCGCCTTCGCGCTCACCGGGATCGTCCGGATCTTCCGCGCCAAGTGGGAACACGACCTCTATCACGACTACGACGAGGACCTGTTGCTCTCGGAGATCGGCGGCGACCGTATGGACCACTGGCGCTCCCGACTGCGGATCGGCGTCGCCGGCTACGTCGTCCTCTGGCTGATCGCCTACTTCACCGGGCTCGCACAGTATCTCAGCAAGTACGGACTGCCGTTTTGA